Proteins encoded by one window of Candidatus Bathyarchaeota archaeon:
- a CDS encoding ArsR family transcriptional regulator gives MIASKFDTGFILKSTCRVRILQKLSTLNEVNIMLLVRLLNSTYNEVNRNLAILEKEGLVTQRYRGKQCLIRLNLENEKTKLLLQIIGLLKINHKEYVQKDAFP, from the coding sequence GTGATTGCGTCAAAATTTGATACTGGTTTCATATTAAAATCAACATGCAGAGTTAGGATACTGCAAAAACTGTCCACGCTAAACGAAGTGAACATCATGCTCCTTGTCAGGCTGCTCAATAGCACATACAATGAAGTGAATCGTAACTTGGCTATCTTGGAAAAAGAAGGCTTAGTTACTCAAAGATACAGAGGCAAACAATGCCTTATACGCTTGAATTTAGAAAATGAAAAAACAAAGTTATTGCTTCAGATTATTGGGCTACTCAAAATCAATCATAAAGAATACGTGCAGAAAGACGCTTTTCCGTGA